In Fimbriimonadales bacterium, the following are encoded in one genomic region:
- a CDS encoding heavy metal translocating P-type ATPase, whose translation MTSTQIITLISGSGLIALIYWFFFGPRKAEKAKVTSGVQEVRIVVSGAYSPSRISVEVGKPVRLIFDRQEDDPCSEQVLIPEFRIQKDLPAFRQTSVEFTPDKVGEFRFTCGMGMYQGTLIVQESPESRVAPPKETHAAQPQNTRRIELAIKGMTCAACVNRVENALKKVPGVSSCHVNLATETAIVECSPEVSPQQLIAAVDKTGYSAELYKHDEQEETQERNRAVRLLGIKFWVGILLTAPLIIGTNVPGIPHPPMWLQLLLTTPVMAWVGGTIFVQAAKALRYRAADMNTLIAIGTGAAYTYSIFATFFADTLKNAGLEPAGYYEVAAAIISLTILGKWLEARAKSGTSEAIRKLLQLQPKTARVIREGKEVEIPLNKVQKNDIVIVRPGEKIPVDGVVIEGESAVDESMLTGESIPVDKGVNSKVYGGTLNQQGALKIKATGVGEETALARIVQLVRQAQGSRAPIQKLADKVTGIFVPVVLMIAVATFTIWFGVVNTTFTHAMVYFVAVLIIACPCALGLATPTAVTVGVGRAAQFGVLIRDAEALEKLTHVQIVVLDKTGTITRGKPEVTEIVAQGISEDEALSLAAAVESQSEHPLALAVVNAAKAKKLTIPKVSNFHAITGKGIEGQINGKKIVVGTHRLFDELGISLDGLAEKANELAAEGRTSVFLSIDGKTQAVLAIRDTPKEEAKDAIARLKTLVEQIWMITGDNEQTAKAIAKEVGIELVMSQVLPEHKAAKIQELQAEASSENRTRKLVAMVGDGINDAPALAQADVGIAMGSGTDIAVETADVTLMRSNLHGVPDAILLSRRVMKTIKQNLFFAFVYNTLGIPLAAIGFLNPIIASAAMALSSVSVVSNALRLRKYKIKTNP comes from the coding sequence ATGACGAGCACGCAAATCATTACACTTATTTCAGGAAGCGGGCTCATCGCGCTCATCTATTGGTTCTTCTTCGGTCCGAGAAAAGCCGAAAAAGCGAAAGTTACTTCCGGTGTACAAGAAGTTCGCATCGTCGTAAGCGGTGCATATTCTCCATCGAGGATTAGCGTGGAAGTCGGCAAACCCGTTCGCTTAATTTTCGACCGACAAGAAGACGACCCATGTTCGGAACAAGTGCTGATTCCGGAATTTCGAATCCAAAAAGATTTACCTGCGTTTCGACAAACTTCAGTCGAATTCACACCCGACAAAGTGGGTGAATTCCGTTTCACATGCGGCATGGGGATGTATCAGGGAACGCTCATCGTCCAAGAATCTCCGGAAAGTCGAGTAGCCCCCCCTAAAGAAACCCATGCAGCCCAACCGCAAAACACTCGTCGTATAGAACTCGCGATTAAAGGAATGACATGCGCCGCGTGTGTGAATCGCGTGGAAAATGCATTGAAAAAAGTCCCCGGAGTTTCCTCGTGCCACGTAAACCTCGCAACGGAAACTGCGATCGTCGAATGCTCCCCGGAAGTAAGCCCTCAACAACTCATCGCCGCGGTAGATAAAACGGGATATTCGGCAGAACTTTACAAACACGACGAACAAGAAGAAACGCAGGAAAGAAATCGCGCCGTTCGTCTTTTAGGAATTAAATTTTGGGTCGGAATTCTATTGACCGCACCGCTTATCATCGGCACGAATGTCCCAGGAATTCCTCATCCACCCATGTGGCTACAACTTTTGTTGACAACTCCGGTTATGGCTTGGGTGGGGGGGACAATATTCGTTCAAGCCGCGAAAGCATTGCGATATCGTGCCGCGGATATGAATACCCTCATAGCAATCGGAACAGGGGCTGCCTATACGTACAGCATATTCGCAACATTTTTCGCTGATACTCTAAAGAATGCGGGACTCGAACCAGCAGGTTATTACGAAGTCGCCGCCGCGATTATCTCTCTCACGATTTTAGGCAAATGGCTCGAAGCGCGAGCAAAAAGCGGCACTAGCGAAGCCATTCGCAAACTTTTACAATTACAGCCCAAAACTGCAAGAGTAATACGAGAGGGAAAAGAAGTCGAAATCCCCTTAAATAAAGTGCAGAAGAATGACATCGTAATCGTTCGCCCCGGAGAAAAAATTCCTGTGGATGGAGTTGTTATCGAGGGGGAAAGTGCGGTGGATGAAAGCATGCTCACCGGTGAGAGCATTCCTGTGGATAAAGGTGTCAACTCGAAAGTTTATGGAGGCACTCTCAACCAACAAGGCGCATTGAAAATCAAAGCGACGGGCGTGGGGGAAGAAACAGCGCTCGCGCGAATCGTACAACTCGTAAGACAAGCGCAAGGCTCACGTGCACCGATTCAAAAATTGGCAGACAAGGTAACAGGCATTTTCGTGCCCGTCGTTTTGATGATAGCGGTAGCGACCTTTACGATATGGTTCGGTGTTGTCAATACGACATTCACGCATGCCATGGTGTATTTCGTAGCCGTTTTGATTATCGCTTGCCCATGTGCGCTCGGATTGGCAACACCCACAGCAGTCACTGTCGGAGTCGGTCGCGCTGCCCAATTCGGAGTTTTGATTCGTGATGCAGAAGCGCTCGAAAAACTGACACATGTCCAAATCGTCGTTTTGGACAAAACCGGCACGATAACGAGAGGCAAACCGGAAGTTACCGAAATAGTCGCACAAGGAATCTCGGAAGACGAGGCATTATCCCTCGCTGCTGCAGTCGAATCGCAAAGCGAACATCCTTTGGCACTCGCTGTCGTCAACGCGGCAAAAGCGAAAAAACTGACAATTCCTAAGGTATCGAATTTCCATGCGATTACCGGAAAAGGAATCGAAGGACAAATCAACGGCAAAAAAATCGTCGTAGGTACACACCGACTCTTCGATGAGCTGGGTATTTCCCTCGACGGTTTGGCAGAAAAAGCCAATGAATTAGCAGCGGAAGGTCGCACTTCGGTCTTTCTCTCGATTGACGGAAAAACACAGGCGGTGCTTGCGATTCGAGATACACCGAAAGAAGAAGCAAAAGATGCGATTGCGAGATTGAAAACCCTCGTCGAACAAATTTGGATGATAACAGGTGACAACGAACAAACTGCGAAAGCGATTGCGAAAGAAGTGGGTATCGAACTTGTTATGTCTCAAGTGCTTCCCGAACACAAAGCGGCGAAAATTCAAGAACTCCAAGCAGAGGCATCTTCTGAAAATCGCACCCGCAAACTCGTTGCGATGGTGGGGGATGGAATCAACGATGCGCCCGCCTTAGCGCAAGCAGATGTCGGAATCGCGATGGGCTCGGGGACAGACATCGCAGTCGAAACAGCGGATGTAACTTTGATGCGCAGCAACCTTCACGGCGTGCCCGATGCGATACTCCTCAGCCGAAGAGTGATGAAGACGATTAAACAAAATCTCTTTTTTGCATTCGTTTACAACACGCTCGGAATTCCTCTTGCTGCCATAGGTTTTTTGAATCCTATCATCGCTTCGGCGGCAATGGCGCTTTCCAGTGTTTCTGTCGTAAGCAACGCTTTGCGCTTGCGCAAATATAAAATCAAAACCAATCCTTAA
- the dacB gene encoding D-alanyl-D-alanine carboxypeptidase/D-alanyl-D-alanine-endopeptidase gives MLVFAFYTYLFLQGNLQSDLQEVLSHPALFRAHVGVFVKEIGGDILFEHNAEKRFTPASIVKLVTAATAWERLGPEFTPQTIIWREGKTVKILGGGDPGLTIEELRSAAKVLKISSKDTVLFDDYLFGPERYAPGWMLSDLPQSYCPYVSALSINDGKLELWAKDGKAFLLPRNFGIKVTLSFDSKTESIEFSESGRNIVVSGLKDLEEKRIAEIPLFDSGMAAAMVLHSKPLRAKGLRAPKDLSKFPHVVIRKRSVANLLEKALQESDNFYAETLLRLTGALTGKSGSWQDSLELASLKLQECEVSKEEFRLADGSGISRLNEITPRAIAKLLEKMCSSYRGERFLSCLATPGVGTLEKRLEGMKLWGKTGTLRGASNLAGILEIEKPAKRRIVFVIFVNHHAAEAETIRELQDEMVKKIYALSLSNLTPHLRTENASSAGLKPGAKVHRLPVHANAGRRLSSALRSLRETYPVDSFHSVAYKTF, from the coding sequence ATGCTCGTTTTCGCATTTTATACTTATCTTTTCCTTCAAGGCAACTTACAGTCGGATTTACAGGAAGTTCTTTCTCATCCGGCTTTGTTTCGCGCTCATGTGGGAGTATTCGTAAAAGAAATAGGGGGGGATATTCTTTTCGAGCACAATGCGGAAAAGCGTTTCACTCCTGCGAGCATCGTCAAATTGGTAACAGCAGCGACCGCTTGGGAACGATTAGGACCAGAATTCACTCCACAAACGATAATATGGCGTGAAGGGAAAACCGTCAAGATCCTCGGAGGGGGGGATCCTGGATTGACCATAGAAGAATTGCGAAGCGCCGCAAAGGTTTTGAAAATATCTTCTAAGGATACAGTGTTGTTCGATGATTACTTATTCGGTCCGGAGCGATATGCTCCCGGATGGATGCTCAGCGATTTACCGCAATCCTATTGCCCTTATGTAAGTGCTCTTTCGATAAACGATGGCAAGTTGGAACTTTGGGCGAAAGACGGAAAAGCATTTCTACTGCCGCGGAATTTCGGCATAAAAGTCACATTGTCATTCGATTCCAAAACCGAGAGTATCGAATTCAGCGAATCGGGGCGCAATATCGTTGTTTCAGGGCTAAAAGACCTCGAAGAAAAACGAATAGCAGAGATTCCGCTCTTCGATTCAGGAATGGCTGCAGCAATGGTTTTGCATTCGAAACCTCTTCGCGCTAAAGGGTTGCGTGCACCGAAAGATTTATCGAAATTTCCTCATGTCGTCATTCGCAAGCGTTCTGTAGCGAACCTTTTGGAAAAGGCTTTGCAAGAAAGCGATAATTTCTATGCGGAGACTCTTTTGCGTTTGACCGGGGCTTTGACGGGCAAATCCGGTTCGTGGCAAGATTCTTTGGAGTTAGCATCCCTAAAATTGCAGGAGTGCGAGGTTTCCAAAGAGGAATTCCGCTTAGCGGATGGAAGCGGGATCTCGCGTTTGAATGAAATCACTCCTCGCGCGATAGCGAAACTGCTCGAAAAAATGTGCTCGTCTTATCGAGGAGAGCGCTTTTTGTCTTGTTTAGCGACTCCGGGTGTGGGAACGCTCGAAAAGAGATTAGAAGGTATGAAATTGTGGGGAAAGACGGGCACTTTGCGAGGAGCGTCGAATTTGGCAGGCATTTTGGAAATCGAAAAACCCGCGAAGCGAAGAATCGTTTTCGTGATTTTCGTGAATCACCATGCGGCGGAAGCAGAAACGATTAGAGAACTGCAAGACGAGATGGTGAAAAAGATATACGCGCTGTCTTTATCTAATCTCACTCCACATCTAAGGACTGAAAACGCTTCGAGCGCGGGTCTAAAACCGGGAGCAAAAGTTCATAGGCTTCCTGTACACGCAAATGCAGGACGGCGGCTTTCTTCCGCTCTTCGCTCCCTTCGGGAAACTTATCCGGTTGACTCCTTTCACTCAGTCGCTTATAAGACGTTTTGA
- a CDS encoding peptidylprolyl isomerase, producing the protein MFSTIFFLSAAIQVTQITFSVPQEKMLPVPEPDKIIAKLNGKDIKAKEVEKFLWDWFGNQTLQVLIGAAMIEDAAKEAGITVEHEEVVAQVEQQIGHLRARVPPGKTLEEQLRLQGTSYTRYYIQARAELLGRKIVLKSFNPEDLRQLSQIIIRPKGKEDKDKEEAKLRAQQAYNQIKGGESWQNAVMTFTDDPTTKANAGRLGWVSLVELPEETREQVRQLKQGEICGPFDTQYGFVIFRVDAIGPPTESELEVAKNRFISRRLMQLYREINEKAKVENLLLPSGDKVDKGKHP; encoded by the coding sequence ATGTTTTCGACAATTTTCTTCCTTTCTGCCGCGATTCAAGTAACGCAAATCACGTTTTCTGTTCCCCAAGAAAAGATGCTCCCCGTTCCGGAGCCGGACAAAATCATTGCCAAATTGAACGGCAAGGATATCAAGGCAAAAGAAGTAGAGAAATTTCTTTGGGATTGGTTCGGGAATCAAACTCTTCAAGTTCTGATTGGTGCGGCAATGATTGAAGACGCTGCAAAGGAGGCAGGAATTACTGTAGAGCACGAGGAAGTCGTTGCACAAGTCGAACAGCAAATTGGTCATCTGCGCGCGCGTGTGCCACCGGGAAAAACTCTCGAAGAGCAACTCCGTTTGCAAGGAACTTCTTATACGCGATATTACATACAGGCTCGTGCAGAACTTCTCGGAAGAAAAATCGTACTGAAAAGTTTCAACCCTGAAGACTTGCGGCAATTGTCGCAGATTATTATTCGACCGAAAGGAAAAGAAGACAAGGACAAAGAGGAAGCGAAATTGCGCGCGCAACAAGCATACAATCAAATTAAAGGCGGTGAGAGTTGGCAAAACGCAGTAATGACTTTCACCGACGACCCGACGACGAAGGCGAATGCCGGTCGTTTAGGGTGGGTGAGCCTTGTCGAACTTCCGGAGGAAACGCGCGAGCAAGTGAGACAACTGAAACAAGGCGAAATCTGTGGACCTTTCGATACGCAGTATGGGTTTGTGATATTTCGTGTGGATGCGATAGGTCCTCCTACGGAAAGCGAACTGGAAGTAGCGAAAAACAGGTTTATATCACGCCGCTTGATGCAACTCTATCGCGAAATCAACGAGAAGGCGAAAGTCGAAAATCTCCTATTGCCATCCGGGGATAAAGTGGACAAAGGCAAGCATCCTTAG
- a CDS encoding DUF4411 family protein: MRRNLFEQPKYTIDTSAILTLMNPGEKYDKEIFKILWQDVCNLCKVGKIISHIEVKKEIEEKGTKEQVLWARRYKSIFQDYDLPDESDIIRKIGAMGPDFVKFLQQGKQKPTHADPWLVAQAKLNNLILINEESPRKSSIPFVCQKIGVRSIDLLGLMREEGWVY; this comes from the coding sequence ATGCGCCGCAATCTTTTCGAACAACCTAAATATACCATTGATACGAGTGCAATTCTGACGCTGATGAATCCTGGAGAAAAATACGATAAAGAAATTTTTAAAATACTTTGGCAGGATGTTTGCAATTTGTGCAAGGTAGGAAAAATTATTTCTCACATTGAAGTGAAGAAGGAAATAGAAGAAAAGGGAACTAAGGAACAGGTTTTATGGGCGAGGAGGTATAAAAGTATTTTCCAGGATTATGATTTGCCAGATGAGAGCGATATCATTCGAAAGATCGGAGCAATGGGGCCCGACTTTGTTAAGTTTCTTCAACAAGGTAAACAAAAACCTACACACGCTGATCCTTGGCTCGTCGCACAGGCAAAGTTAAATAATCTAATTTTAATAAATGAGGAGTCACCAAGAAAGTCTAGCATACCCTTTGTGTGTCAAAAGATTGGTGTCAGGTCTATTGACCTTCTTGGACTAATGCGAGAAGAGGGATGGGTTTATTAA
- a CDS encoding ImmA/IrrE family metallo-endopeptidase — protein sequence MASTKVKVSPIILKWARTSLHLTERDVVNHFLRKSKQKFGVDLAFLKDIESNEREIRFTLLQELARLYKRPLSVFFLTKPPVELPPPKDRRTMESGVHRRMSSEAVLVLRRARFVQEAFIELSEELNWNLSLPFKRMSLSDNPKELAGYFRRKFDFSFEIQKDKIRNYRELFSTIRAKLEEVNVYTIKASFPIEDARAFSLADKLPHLIVINNKDGGYFGYAPKSFSLVHEFAHILLREGALCNNFVQPHQEVEKYCNEFAASFLVPDTEFIEVSPVSISNFDKKKVEEYIEKLQKIFKVSKEVLLRKYLTLGFIDDAFYKKKISEWRERYEQREQNDVDKFLPIMTTARRALNNNSRRFAELVLYAKRLGKITLDKAADYLGISIKSLPEVEALLLNY from the coding sequence GTGGCTTCAACAAAGGTAAAAGTATCTCCTATAATTCTTAAATGGGCAAGAACATCTCTTCATTTAACCGAAAGAGATGTTGTCAATCATTTTTTACGAAAGTCCAAACAGAAGTTTGGTGTCGATTTGGCGTTTTTAAAAGACATTGAGAGTAACGAGCGCGAAATTCGTTTTACACTTTTACAGGAATTGGCTAGGCTTTATAAAAGGCCATTGTCAGTTTTCTTTTTAACGAAACCTCCAGTTGAGTTACCTCCTCCAAAAGATAGGAGAACAATGGAATCTGGGGTACACAGAAGAATGTCCTCGGAAGCCGTATTGGTTTTAAGGAGGGCTAGATTTGTTCAAGAAGCTTTTATTGAACTATCGGAGGAGCTAAATTGGAATTTATCACTACCATTTAAGAGAATGTCTCTATCAGACAATCCTAAGGAGTTGGCTGGTTATTTTAGAAGGAAATTCGATTTTTCGTTTGAAATACAAAAAGATAAGATTAGGAATTACCGTGAATTATTTAGTACAATTCGCGCAAAATTAGAAGAAGTTAACGTTTACACAATTAAAGCATCTTTTCCAATCGAAGATGCAAGAGCTTTCTCTTTGGCTGACAAATTGCCTCATTTAATTGTGATTAACAATAAAGATGGCGGTTACTTTGGGTACGCACCAAAGTCATTTTCGCTAGTACACGAGTTTGCACATATTCTTCTGAGAGAAGGGGCACTTTGTAATAATTTTGTCCAGCCCCACCAGGAGGTGGAAAAGTACTGTAACGAATTCGCCGCTTCATTTTTGGTTCCAGATACAGAATTTATTGAGGTTTCGCCTGTTTCGATTAGTAATTTCGATAAGAAAAAGGTTGAAGAGTACATAGAGAAACTACAGAAAATATTCAAGGTTAGTAAGGAGGTCTTGTTAAGGAAATATCTAACCCTAGGTTTTATTGATGATGCTTTTTACAAGAAGAAGATTAGCGAATGGAGAGAAAGATATGAGCAGAGAGAGCAAAATGATGTAGATAAATTTCTTCCAATTATGACCACAGCTAGACGGGCGTTAAATAATAATAGCAGAAGATTTGCAGAACTAGTCCTTTATGCGAAGAGGCTAGGAAAGATTACCCTTGATAAAGCAGCGGATTACTTAGGCATAAGTATTAAGTCATTACCAGAAGTTGAAGCCCTGTTGCTGAACTACTAA
- a CDS encoding PhoPQ-activated protein PqaA family protein, whose translation MLLFLGLCLAIQNNPLEEFTNGSKNEFSWKHVETREYKGGKLHTLFLISQIWQGRQWKHELEIYEPKQQDYPGKAIFIVTGNRGKHDDDLENAYKLGDIARMAVVVLYDIPNQPLFDNLSEDDLMAYTFVKYLETQQPDWVLLFPMTRSVVRAMDAVSEYTKEKTQAKVDKFVLTGASKRGWTAYLVASLDKRIIGLAPMVFDMLHIEEQLKHQKELWGDYSPELKPYVEAGLMDWVDKPQGKKLIALVDPYFYMRKMLMPKFLILGANDTFWTLDALSLYWDRFELAKYVFYVPNSGHGLEDRKRVLNTLAAFSRIVASRRALPIIQWTWIVTGGAGKFPSTAILKLDTPYSKKQRLWLARSGSANFSHAKWVKVYEQENGSEFAVPGPDNSNGYRAVIGEAEFEVDGIPYWVSTLPLILRGG comes from the coding sequence ATGCTTCTGTTTTTGGGGTTATGTCTCGCCATTCAAAATAATCCACTCGAAGAATTCACGAACGGGTCGAAAAACGAATTCTCTTGGAAGCATGTCGAAACCAGAGAATATAAGGGGGGGAAGCTCCACACGCTTTTCCTAATCTCCCAAATATGGCAGGGAAGACAATGGAAGCACGAATTAGAGATTTACGAACCTAAACAGCAAGATTATCCAGGAAAAGCGATTTTTATCGTTACGGGAAATCGGGGCAAGCATGATGATGATTTGGAGAATGCGTACAAACTGGGCGACATTGCCAGAATGGCGGTCGTCGTGCTTTACGATATTCCTAATCAACCTTTGTTCGACAATTTAAGCGAAGACGATTTGATGGCTTATACCTTCGTGAAATATCTCGAAACACAGCAACCCGATTGGGTGCTTCTTTTCCCCATGACGCGCAGTGTGGTTCGCGCAATGGATGCGGTTTCGGAATATACGAAAGAAAAGACACAGGCGAAAGTGGATAAATTCGTTTTAACCGGTGCAAGTAAACGCGGGTGGACAGCGTATCTCGTTGCGTCTCTTGACAAGCGCATCATCGGTTTGGCTCCGATGGTATTCGATATGCTGCATATAGAGGAACAGTTGAAACATCAAAAAGAGTTATGGGGGGATTACAGTCCGGAATTAAAACCGTACGTGGAAGCGGGGTTGATGGATTGGGTGGATAAGCCTCAAGGGAAAAAACTCATCGCGTTGGTAGATCCATATTTCTATATGAGAAAAATGCTCATGCCGAAATTTTTGATTTTAGGAGCGAACGATACGTTTTGGACACTCGATGCTTTGAGTCTTTATTGGGATCGGTTCGAACTTGCGAAATACGTATTTTATGTTCCGAATTCGGGTCACGGTCTCGAAGATAGGAAACGTGTGCTGAATACATTAGCGGCATTTTCGAGAATCGTGGCATCCCGAAGAGCGCTTCCCATCATTCAATGGACATGGATAGTTACAGGGGGGGCAGGGAAATTCCCCTCGACGGCAATTCTGAAACTCGATACTCCCTATTCCAAAAAACAGAGGCTGTGGCTCGCGCGTTCTGGTTCTGCGAATTTTTCCCATGCAAAATGGGTGAAGGTATATGAACAAGAGAATGGTTCGGAGTTCGCCGTTCCCGGTCCCGATAACAGCAACGGATATCGAGCCGTGATTGGAGAAGCAGAATTCGAAGTAGACGGGATTCCCTATTGGGTTTCTACTTTACCTTTGATATTGCGAGGGGGGTGA
- a CDS encoding LON peptidase substrate-binding domain-containing protein has protein sequence MTPPLEEMPLFPLNAVLLPYQAIPLFVLDERYVEMISLCLREDRAFGVVLIREGEEVGGVPEPYLVGTSARIITYHEMEDGKLHVLAVGERRFRIRHFDYSRPYLVGYVEPIIEMELEEDPASRTLIEVAKETFLKHLSYLFGRQDVRLKVQFTDDPVALSFAMAGCVQLAVLEKQHLLELTDTAERIRWIIPRLEAQAEKFMGYLTTEPLDEFEEYFCSN, from the coding sequence ATGACTCCTCCGCTTGAGGAAATGCCTCTTTTTCCGCTAAATGCGGTTCTTTTGCCCTATCAGGCGATCCCGTTATTCGTGCTGGATGAACGTTATGTGGAGATGATTAGCCTGTGTCTTCGAGAGGACCGTGCTTTCGGAGTCGTGCTTATTCGGGAAGGGGAAGAGGTAGGAGGTGTTCCAGAGCCTTACTTGGTGGGTACATCGGCAAGGATCATCACTTATCACGAAATGGAAGATGGGAAACTCCATGTCCTCGCAGTCGGGGAAAGACGCTTCCGCATACGGCATTTCGATTATTCGAGGCCCTATTTAGTTGGTTATGTAGAACCCATCATTGAAATGGAATTGGAAGAAGACCCCGCTTCGAGAACTCTAATCGAAGTCGCAAAAGAGACCTTTCTAAAGCATCTTTCTTACCTTTTCGGCCGGCAAGATGTTCGCTTGAAGGTTCAATTTACGGATGACCCGGTTGCACTATCTTTCGCAATGGCAGGATGCGTGCAACTCGCCGTTTTAGAAAAGCAACATCTTTTGGAACTCACGGACACGGCGGAGAGAATCCGTTGGATTATCCCTCGCTTGGAGGCTCAGGCAGAGAAATTCATGGGGTATCTTACGACAGAACCTCTGGACGAGTTCGAAGAATATTTTTGTTCGAATTAG
- a CDS encoding ATP-binding protein, translated as MHSHANKLEQVEDIQTLQNEIRELRRKLAEAEARIKELQAKLEAKPSAAPIAREVTEEIAPLTELDTTLRRLVQRIAMILQAEKVLMMFFDRESGELVAIPPAYGIDESLLSMVRMRATQGISGQVFREGHPAIFHDAVSDPRTQGDPFSILHVQNGLTVPLVIEKRDEENRVIDRQTIGILHVFNKRHGEDFNDEDVRLLERMAKNAASVISNLKLYQEIIEEKEELLQTIESLNAGLVLTTANGTIAQMNASARNIFGVNSEAIGKSYKDIVHEPRVCAQIQSSLEGRETEQLEITIHRDGRSERTYQVQSALVKNEDGKTIGVVTVFNDVTELKNIERMKSAFVATVSHELRTPLTAIKGFISTLIADDHFPEQERKEFYTIIDHECDRLTRLINDLLNIARIEAGESLKPHYQKVDIVQLAKKVLLIQKQSTNRHELLLDAEEDIPEIIGDQDKLDQILTNLVSNAIKYSPNGGKVTVSIKKEEPNIHIIVSDEGIGIPKEHLPKIFDRFHRVHTEDNRRIYGTGLGLYLVKHLVEQIHLGKVWAESEVGKGSKFHVLIPIELDVEKAEQMNQ; from the coding sequence ATGCATAGTCACGCGAATAAATTGGAACAGGTAGAAGACATACAAACGCTACAAAATGAAATTCGAGAACTTCGTCGGAAGTTAGCCGAAGCGGAGGCTCGCATAAAGGAACTCCAGGCGAAACTGGAGGCAAAACCCTCTGCTGCGCCAATCGCTCGAGAAGTCACCGAAGAGATCGCACCGCTCACAGAATTAGACACCACCCTTCGTCGCCTCGTTCAAAGAATCGCTATGATTCTACAGGCGGAAAAGGTCCTTATGATGTTTTTCGACCGCGAGAGTGGTGAACTCGTCGCTATTCCTCCCGCTTATGGAATAGATGAAAGCCTCCTTTCCATGGTGAGGATGCGTGCCACGCAGGGAATTTCAGGGCAAGTCTTTAGAGAGGGTCACCCTGCAATCTTCCACGATGCCGTCTCGGATCCCAGAACCCAAGGCGACCCATTTTCGATTCTCCATGTGCAGAACGGGCTCACTGTGCCTTTGGTTATCGAAAAACGAGACGAGGAAAACAGAGTCATTGACCGGCAAACGATAGGAATCCTTCACGTGTTCAACAAACGACACGGTGAGGATTTCAACGACGAAGATGTGCGGCTCCTCGAACGCATGGCGAAGAACGCCGCTTCGGTGATTTCTAATTTGAAACTCTATCAAGAAATCATCGAGGAAAAGGAAGAACTTCTCCAAACCATCGAAAGCCTGAACGCTGGTTTAGTTCTAACTACAGCGAACGGAACCATTGCACAAATGAACGCAAGCGCTCGAAACATTTTCGGCGTGAACTCGGAAGCAATCGGAAAAAGTTATAAAGACATCGTTCATGAACCGCGCGTATGTGCCCAAATTCAATCTTCTTTGGAAGGACGCGAGACCGAACAATTGGAAATCACGATTCATCGTGACGGTCGAAGTGAGAGAACATATCAAGTGCAATCCGCTCTCGTAAAAAACGAAGACGGAAAAACCATCGGCGTCGTGACGGTCTTCAACGATGTAACAGAACTTAAAAATATCGAGAGGATGAAGAGCGCTTTCGTCGCAACGGTTTCTCATGAATTGAGAACTCCTCTTACGGCGATAAAAGGATTTATAAGCACTCTGATCGCCGATGACCATTTCCCCGAACAAGAACGAAAAGAGTTCTATACGATTATTGACCACGAATGCGATAGGCTTACACGGCTTATCAACGACCTTCTGAACATCGCACGCATCGAAGCAGGAGAAAGCCTAAAACCGCATTACCAAAAAGTAGACATCGTACAACTTGCGAAAAAGGTTCTTCTCATTCAAAAACAAAGCACGAATCGCCATGAACTCCTTCTCGATGCAGAAGAAGATATTCCAGAAATTATCGGCGACCAAGATAAATTAGACCAAATTCTGACGAATTTAGTCAGCAATGCTATCAAGTACTCACCCAATGGCGGAAAAGTTACCGTCTCTATTAAGAAAGAAGAGCCGAATATCCACATCATCGTCTCCGATGAAGGTATCGGAATACCAAAAGAACATCTCCCGAAAATCTTCGACCGCTTCCATCGAGTTCATACGGAAGACAATCGCAGAATATACGGCACGGGACTCGGTCTTTATTTGGTGAAGCACCTCGTCGAACAAATCCATCTCGGCAAAGTGTGGGCGGAATCCGAAGTAGGAAAAGGCTCGAAATTCCACGTGCTCATTCCTATCGAACTCGACGTAGAAAAAGCAGAACAAATGAATCAATAG